A genomic window from Haladaptatus caseinilyticus includes:
- a CDS encoding DUF7119 family protein: MTDGLGEEPPADRESPVGEPVIRGDESITGEHADQAKAFDPNDPESVSEAAETVRAFADGSGAAEDSVYMLRGAAACAALVRGVGSYKGAAEEAGGETTVAFIRKWARVHDLPRSIRRHVALGRIAPTAAKHIARVGGDARFYLAWAILDNSLTVRDVRSIVSEINDGTPAERALYNHGVTSGEVTLSLPPEVYRELRREAALADEEPEAVVVRALKRELE; the protein is encoded by the coding sequence ATGACTGACGGCCTCGGCGAGGAACCGCCGGCAGACCGTGAATCACCGGTCGGTGAACCCGTCATCCGCGGCGACGAGTCGATTACCGGCGAGCACGCGGACCAAGCGAAAGCGTTCGACCCGAACGACCCCGAAAGCGTTTCCGAGGCGGCAGAGACCGTCCGGGCGTTCGCCGACGGAAGCGGAGCGGCTGAAGACAGCGTCTACATGCTCCGCGGAGCAGCGGCCTGCGCCGCGCTGGTTCGCGGCGTCGGGTCGTACAAAGGTGCCGCGGAGGAGGCAGGTGGCGAAACGACGGTCGCCTTCATCCGCAAATGGGCGCGGGTACACGACCTCCCACGGTCGATTCGCCGCCACGTCGCGTTAGGACGGATCGCACCGACGGCGGCGAAACACATCGCGCGAGTCGGTGGCGACGCTCGATTCTATTTGGCGTGGGCCATCCTCGACAATTCGCTGACCGTCCGCGACGTTCGATCCATCGTCAGCGAGATCAACGACGGAACTCCAGCCGAGCGCGCGCTGTACAACCACGGCGTGACGTCCGGCGAGGTGACGCTCTCACTTCCGCCGGAGGTGTACCGGGAACTGCGGCGTGAGGCCGCATTGGCCGATGAGGAACCGGAAGCGGTCGTCGTTCGAGCACTGAAGCGCGAGTTGGAGTGA
- a CDS encoding M20/M25/M40 family metallo-hydrolase yields MTGFADSQSDELRALTERLCSFDTTGGREGPAQKWLANELAEIGFETYEWTADAEALADHPSFPDDPTEIEQTEASASGPRLADRPNIAGVLEFGNPDDGPTLVLNGHMDVVPVARESWDTDPFEPTWDDAGLTARGSVDMKSGVAACIFAAKYLAKRAEDGTETDLNGRIAVESVVGEEEGGLGAAAAALSNPYPFERDAAIVAEPTDLTPVIATEGSVMKRLRLAGRSAHAATRWRGESVLPHFERIREAFYELEAERSESVTHPLYEEFPVPWPIVIGTVEAGTWSSTVPANLTAEMRLGVAPGESVEEVESAYEARLAEVVEDSEWLSEHPPTFERFSIQFEAAETDADEPIVGALQSAMADFELDTTLRGETYGADSRHYANAGIPTAIFGPGAIEQAHFPNETIHWPDVETAGAVIAEAAREFLG; encoded by the coding sequence ATGACAGGGTTTGCCGACTCGCAGAGCGACGAACTGCGGGCACTTACCGAACGGCTCTGTTCGTTCGATACGACCGGTGGACGGGAAGGTCCAGCACAGAAATGGCTCGCCAACGAACTCGCCGAAATCGGGTTCGAAACCTACGAATGGACTGCCGATGCCGAGGCGTTGGCCGACCATCCATCGTTTCCCGACGACCCGACGGAGATCGAACAGACCGAAGCCAGCGCTTCCGGGCCACGTCTCGCGGATCGACCGAACATCGCGGGCGTACTGGAGTTCGGGAATCCGGACGACGGACCGACGCTCGTCCTGAACGGTCATATGGACGTGGTTCCGGTCGCGCGCGAGTCGTGGGATACCGACCCCTTCGAACCGACGTGGGACGACGCTGGACTCACGGCCCGCGGCTCAGTGGACATGAAATCCGGCGTGGCCGCCTGTATCTTCGCCGCGAAATATCTCGCGAAACGGGCGGAAGATGGCACCGAAACCGACCTCAACGGAAGAATCGCCGTCGAAAGCGTCGTTGGCGAGGAGGAGGGCGGACTTGGCGCGGCGGCGGCCGCGCTCTCCAATCCATACCCGTTCGAGCGCGATGCGGCCATCGTTGCCGAACCGACCGACCTCACGCCCGTCATCGCAACCGAGGGAAGCGTGATGAAGCGACTCCGCCTCGCAGGACGGTCGGCACACGCGGCCACGCGCTGGCGCGGCGAGAGCGTCCTGCCGCATTTCGAGCGAATCCGAGAGGCGTTCTACGAACTCGAAGCCGAGCGAAGCGAATCGGTGACACATCCGTTGTATGAGGAGTTCCCCGTCCCATGGCCAATCGTCATCGGGACCGTCGAAGCGGGAACGTGGTCGTCTACCGTTCCAGCGAACTTGACCGCCGAAATGCGTCTCGGGGTCGCACCGGGTGAATCCGTCGAAGAAGTCGAATCAGCGTACGAGGCACGACTAGCTGAAGTAGTCGAGGACAGCGAATGGCTGTCCGAGCATCCACCGACGTTCGAGCGATTTTCTATCCAGTTCGAGGCTGCGGAGACGGACGCGGACGAACCCATCGTCGGCGCGCTCCAGTCGGCGATGGCCGACTTCGAACTCGACACGACCCTCCGCGGTGAAACCTACGGCGCGGACTCACGCCACTACGCCAACGCGGGAATTCCGACCGCGATATTCGGCCCCGGAGCCATCGAACAGGCCCACTTCCCCAACGAGACGATTCACTGGCCGGACGTCGAGACTGCAGGAGCAGTCATTGCCGAGGCGGCCCGCGAGTTCCTCGGCTGA